The DNA region CGCCGCGCAGGCATTGACCTCGGCGTGCAGCTCTGCAAAACTGTAATTTATTTCAGTATTGGTTTCGGTCGAAATATAGACGAGCGCGTTTTGCTGCGCGCGCTCCGCCAGGTGGCGGTCGACCGCGTTGTGGCACAGGTTGGTGCGCCCGCCGACAAACCAGCGGGTGAACGGCGGGTGCTGGTAGTCGAGCGTGTGATTGAACGGCACATGCCAGTCGACCAGCTCGGCTTGTTGCGCCCAGAAACTGTCGGGGTCGGAAATCGACCATTGGTGGAATTCTTGGTAATTCATGAAGCTCCATCCTCGCAAGTGGGCCCGTGTTCCAGATAAAGCGGTAACAGGGCTTAGACTGTTGTTATATGTCTTTGCCGGCCTCGTGGCCGGTTACTCGGAAAAAGCTCCAGCGGCCCCGTTTTTATACGCCGGTTTTTTCGGCTTTTGCGGAAAATATTCTGATGGACATCATCAAACGTTGTGATTGGTGCAATGGCAGCGCCGCCTATCAGGCCTACCACGATCAGGAATGGGGCGTGCCGGTGCACGACGACCAGACGCTGTTCGAATACCTGATACTCGAGGGCGCGCAGGCCGGCCTGTCGTGGTCGACCATACTCAACAAGCGCGACAACTACCGGCGCCTGTTCGACCACTTCGACATCGCCACGGTCGCGGCCTACGACGACGCGAGACAGGCAGCCCTGCTGCAGGATGCCGGCATCGTGCGCAATCGCCAGAAGGTGGCCGCGGCGGTGATCAACGCCCAGGCCAGCCTGCGCGTGCAGGACGAATTCGGCAGCCTCGATGCCTACCTGTGGCGCTTCGTCGGCGGCAGCCCGATCCAGAACCGCTGGGCGGACCGCAGCGAGGTGCCGGCGAAGACGGCGCAATCCGACACGATGAGCCGTGAGCTGCAGAAACGCGGCTTCAAGTTCGTCGGCAGCACCATCTGCTACGCTTTCATGCAGGCCACCGGCATGGTCAACGACCACCCTGTCGGCTGTTTCCGCCATGAGCAGGTCCGAGCATTGAGCTGCCGATAACAGGGAGATGAAATGAGCTACCACCTGATTTGCGGCATCGGCTGCGGCTCCGCCATCGTCGAGGCGGCGCTGGTGCTGAGCGGCCTGCCCTTCACCATCGAAGATACCGAGTACTGGAACGAAGGCCCGAGCCGCGAGCGGCTATTGAGCGTGAATCCGCTGGGCCAGGTGCCGGTGCTGCAATTGCCCGATGGGCAGTGGATCAGCGAGAGCGCGGCGATGCTCCTCCATCTTGGCGATGTTTCACCTGAGGCGGGCTTGGTGCCGCCTGCCGGGCACCCGGCGCGTGCCCGTTTCCTGCATTGGCTGCAGTTCCTGGTTTGCGCGATCTACCCCACCTTCACCTATGGCGACGACCCGGCCAGATGGGTCGGCAGCGAGGCCACGGGGCGCGCCCTGAAGCAAAGCACGGACGAACACCGCAAACGGCTGTGGGTGCAACTCGAACATCAGCTCGGCGACGGCTCATGGTGCCTCGGCGA from Chitinivorax sp. PXF-14 includes:
- a CDS encoding glutathione S-transferase family protein; amino-acid sequence: MSYHLICGIGCGSAIVEAALVLSGLPFTIEDTEYWNEGPSRERLLSVNPLGQVPVLQLPDGQWISESAAMLLHLGDVSPEAGLVPPAGHPARARFLHWLQFLVCAIYPTFTYGDDPARWVGSEATGRALKQSTDEHRKRLWVQLEHQLGDGSWCLGDSFSALDLYLTVMSQWRPGRDWFAGNCPKIAAIAARGDAIAALAPVWQRNFSDS
- a CDS encoding DNA-3-methyladenine glycosylase I encodes the protein MDIIKRCDWCNGSAAYQAYHDQEWGVPVHDDQTLFEYLILEGAQAGLSWSTILNKRDNYRRLFDHFDIATVAAYDDARQAALLQDAGIVRNRQKVAAAVINAQASLRVQDEFGSLDAYLWRFVGGSPIQNRWADRSEVPAKTAQSDTMSRELQKRGFKFVGSTICYAFMQATGMVNDHPVGCFRHEQVRALSCR